In Mangrovivirga cuniculi, the following proteins share a genomic window:
- a CDS encoding sulfotransferase family protein — translation MSDNSKSLFPDFLLIGAGKSGTTSLHNYLDQHPEIYMSKIKEPYFFALEGEEIVSREDDPLNLYDFPWAVTDLEEYQKLFEPADPSQKKGESSTMYLYGDKAPSNIKKYIPDVKIIAIFRKPSERLYSRYLHLAREDNLMGTTFDKVLDKESIWWLRNDLVREGFYYKHLSRYYELFDKSQIKVFLYDDLRSDPERVIKELYSFVDVDPDFNPDTSIRFNQSGFVKNKILDKLYGTDSLLFKSIKSVVPGMYSKLKENLIIQKQLNKLRGKNLEKPGIDQEIEKTLTHDIYYEDTKKFQELIGRDLSHWFK, via the coding sequence ATGTCAGATAATTCCAAAAGCTTATTTCCGGACTTTTTATTAATCGGAGCAGGTAAATCTGGGACCACATCTTTGCACAATTACCTGGATCAACACCCGGAAATATACATGAGTAAGATAAAGGAACCCTACTTTTTTGCATTAGAGGGCGAAGAAATAGTTTCCAGGGAAGATGATCCTTTAAACCTGTATGATTTTCCATGGGCAGTAACTGATTTAGAAGAATATCAAAAATTATTTGAGCCTGCTGATCCTTCTCAAAAAAAGGGAGAATCTTCTACAATGTATCTATATGGGGATAAAGCACCATCAAATATAAAGAAATATATTCCCGATGTAAAGATCATTGCGATCTTCAGAAAACCATCAGAAAGATTGTATTCAAGATACCTGCACCTGGCAAGGGAAGATAATTTAATGGGGACCACCTTTGATAAAGTGTTGGATAAAGAAAGTATATGGTGGCTACGAAATGACCTTGTGAGAGAAGGATTTTACTATAAACACCTCTCCCGTTACTACGAACTTTTTGATAAAAGCCAAATTAAAGTATTTTTATACGATGATCTGAGATCCGATCCTGAAAGAGTTATTAAAGAACTTTATTCTTTCGTAGATGTTGACCCGGATTTTAATCCGGATACATCGATCAGATTCAATCAGTCAGGGTTTGTTAAAAACAAGATTCTCGACAAGCTGTATGGAACCGATAGTTTATTGTTTAAATCAATTAAATCAGTAGTCCCGGGAATGTATAGCAAGCTTAAAGAAAATTTGATTATCCAGAAACAACTCAATAAGCTAAGAGGTAAAAATCTCGAAAAGCCGGGGATTGATCAGGAAATTGAAAAAACACTGACCCATGATATTTATTATGAGGACACCAAAAAGTTTCAGGAACTGATAGGCCGTGATCTGTCACATTGGTTTAAATAA
- a CDS encoding PKD domain-containing protein: MERTKILFRGLLLIILLGTAFQAVAQTSPADRQTQQSFTSQTVAPGETFGYWEYLPSDYNTSGTKKPLVIFLHGMGEKGSDLNRVLATGPPRQVKYGKDFPFVMISPQTRYPWDWSPDFVDEIVTEMINKYNIDPDRVYLTGLSMGGNGVWDYAATSNYADKLAAIVPIAGWMTKDGCNLKDLPIWGFTGEYDGPGSPNTGTEKAVAAYKNCVSNPTPAPKLTVYAGVGHNAWDRAYGDDNTWNWMLSQRRGSTSGGGSEPTTGTPTVQAPYDQSITLPTNSISLKATTGHTAGKSVSVKWSKISGGSANLSGINTKTLYVSGMAAGSYTFQVVATDGAGQTAKDQVIVTVKEDVTNQPPSVNLGADRVITLPANSVTLNPTVSDPEGGAMTYQWQKLMGPSVTMSDLKKSSLNLTNMVEGTYKFRFIAYDDKGNMGYDDTYVYVKKGDDSGDTGPVQDGSFTYNYYEGTYSNLPDFSRLTPKKSGTATDISLSYADASNTFLLEFLGSITVPTSGEYTFYLTSDDGSKLKINGSTVINNDGLHGAVTKQAKVNLNNTATPFVLEYMENWGGETLKLEVSGPGITRQVVPSSWLTGDNTSPDDGNSSNDGTVSGTMNVNFTHLTTDVADWNSTKSYPDAGFVTSILENTSGSKTNAKIKIGNGFRSASANGMTTNNTDEILPDNVMKTFYYVMPGDVGRIIITGLNSSLTYNLNLFGSRDGGGDRTTVFTSGGKSGKVQTGFNTDKWVSLKEISPNSNGEIHINVQAASGAMYGYINALIIEEIGGTSTNSAAMTTSSTSGIKPYPNPFSDYINVGFEAGKSGTADVEIMDANGVNYYQNSYQVTETMTEFTVELGSANFPTGTYYIKVSGAGFDGMPVRILKE; this comes from the coding sequence ATGGAGAGAACTAAAATTCTATTCCGCGGGCTTCTTTTAATAATCTTATTGGGTACTGCGTTTCAGGCAGTAGCTCAGACATCGCCTGCCGATCGACAAACACAACAATCATTCACATCACAAACAGTAGCTCCGGGAGAAACCTTTGGCTATTGGGAGTATTTACCATCAGATTATAATACATCAGGAACTAAAAAACCTTTAGTAATATTCCTTCACGGTATGGGTGAAAAGGGTTCTGACTTAAATAGGGTTCTAGCTACAGGACCTCCAAGACAGGTTAAGTATGGAAAGGATTTTCCATTTGTTATGATTTCGCCACAAACAAGGTATCCCTGGGATTGGTCTCCGGACTTCGTGGATGAAATTGTCACTGAAATGATTAATAAATATAATATTGATCCTGATAGAGTTTACCTTACTGGTTTGAGTATGGGAGGAAACGGTGTTTGGGATTATGCTGCAACCAGCAATTATGCTGACAAATTAGCAGCTATAGTACCAATCGCAGGATGGATGACCAAAGATGGTTGTAATCTTAAAGATCTTCCAATATGGGGATTCACTGGAGAGTATGATGGTCCAGGATCACCAAATACTGGTACTGAAAAAGCAGTTGCTGCATATAAAAATTGTGTTTCGAATCCAACGCCTGCTCCTAAGCTTACAGTTTATGCAGGTGTAGGCCACAATGCCTGGGATAGGGCTTATGGTGATGATAATACCTGGAATTGGATGTTATCTCAACGAAGAGGAAGTACATCGGGTGGTGGTTCTGAACCAACGACAGGAACTCCGACTGTTCAGGCCCCATATGATCAATCAATTACTTTGCCCACTAATAGTATTTCTTTAAAAGCTACAACTGGTCACACAGCCGGTAAATCTGTTTCTGTCAAGTGGTCAAAGATATCAGGTGGCTCAGCTAATTTAAGCGGAATTAATACGAAGACATTATATGTTTCCGGAATGGCTGCAGGGTCTTATACATTTCAGGTTGTAGCTACAGATGGTGCAGGTCAAACTGCTAAGGATCAGGTAATAGTAACAGTAAAAGAAGATGTGACTAATCAACCTCCTAGCGTCAACCTTGGAGCAGATAGAGTAATTACTCTTCCTGCAAACTCAGTAACTTTAAATCCTACAGTTTCTGATCCTGAAGGTGGAGCGATGACTTACCAATGGCAAAAACTGATGGGGCCTTCGGTAACCATGAGCGATCTGAAAAAATCATCATTGAATCTGACCAATATGGTTGAAGGAACTTATAAGTTCAGATTCATTGCTTATGATGATAAAGGTAACATGGGATACGATGATACTTATGTATATGTGAAAAAAGGAGATGATTCAGGAGATACAGGACCAGTGCAAGACGGATCTTTTACTTATAATTATTATGAAGGTACTTATAGCAATCTTCCGGATTTTTCAAGGTTAACTCCTAAGAAATCAGGTACAGCAACTGATATAAGTCTATCTTATGCTGATGCCAGCAATACTTTCTTACTAGAATTTCTAGGAAGCATAACCGTTCCAACATCAGGTGAATATACTTTTTATCTGACTTCAGATGACGGTTCGAAATTAAAGATCAACGGAAGTACTGTAATCAATAACGATGGATTGCATGGTGCAGTAACAAAACAAGCTAAGGTTAACTTAAATAATACTGCAACTCCATTCGTATTAGAATATATGGAAAACTGGGGTGGCGAGACATTAAAGCTTGAAGTTTCAGGACCTGGTATCACAAGACAAGTTGTTCCTTCTTCATGGTTAACAGGAGATAATACTTCACCTGATGATGGTAACAGCAGTAATGATGGTACAGTAAGTGGAACAATGAATGTTAACTTCACTCATCTCACTACTGATGTTGCGGATTGGAACTCTACTAAATCTTATCCTGATGCAGGATTTGTAACTTCAATATTGGAAAATACTTCCGGATCTAAAACAAATGCTAAAATCAAAATCGGTAATGGATTCAGATCTGCATCTGCTAATGGAATGACAACTAATAATACTGACGAGATTCTTCCTGATAATGTAATGAAAACATTCTATTATGTTATGCCAGGAGATGTTGGTAGAATTATAATAACTGGTCTAAATTCTTCTCTTACTTATAACTTAAACCTTTTCGGTAGTCGAGATGGTGGAGGAGACAGAACCACAGTATTTACTTCTGGTGGCAAGTCTGGAAAAGTTCAAACAGGCTTCAATACAGACAAATGGGTGTCATTAAAAGAAATATCACCTAATTCGAATGGTGAGATTCATATAAATGTTCAGGCTGCTTCTGGTGCTATGTATGGATATATCAATGCCTTGATTATAGAAGAAATAGGGGGCACAAGCACTAACTCAGCTGCAATGACTACTTCAAGTACTTCTGGTATAAAGCCTTATCCAAATCCTTTTAGTGATTATATTAATGTAGGATTTGAAGCAGGTAAGTCTGGAACTGCTGATGTTGAGATCATGGATGCAAATGGCGTGAATTACTACCAGAATTCATATCAGGTAACTGAGACAATGACAGAATTCACTGTCGAACTTGGTTCTGCAAATTTCCCAACAGGAACTTATTACATAAAAGTAAGTGGGGCAGGCTTCGATGGAATGCCAGTAAGAATATTAAAAGAATAA
- a CDS encoding MBOAT family O-acyltransferase: MATLFFTFQIYCDFSGYSDIAIGAARVINIDLMTNFRTPYFSKSVKEFWGRWHISLSTWFRDYVYIPLGGNRVSVFRWVLNLFITFVVSGIWHGAAWTFVIWGLIHGLAVSIESYHGVRPLFKFKFPSWVQRSYTLFLVIFAWIFFRAPGLNEAIDIIDNMLNWNANIVGEIKRIETKELYNLAIGIPLILLLLVIEMMMQWKTTIALFHKQRWVRWASYIFLLIIIALFGVFVDPSDFIYFQF, translated from the coding sequence ATGGCTACCCTTTTCTTTACATTTCAGATTTATTGTGATTTTAGTGGATACTCAGATATTGCCATTGGTGCAGCCAGAGTAATAAACATCGATCTGATGACTAACTTCAGAACTCCGTATTTCAGTAAATCAGTTAAAGAGTTCTGGGGCAGATGGCATATATCGCTATCAACCTGGTTCAGAGATTATGTGTACATTCCACTTGGAGGAAATAGAGTTTCAGTATTCAGGTGGGTACTTAATTTATTTATCACATTCGTGGTCTCAGGTATTTGGCATGGTGCTGCCTGGACTTTCGTTATTTGGGGTCTTATTCACGGACTTGCAGTGTCAATTGAAAGTTATCATGGAGTCAGACCACTATTTAAGTTTAAATTCCCAAGCTGGGTTCAGCGTTCGTATACACTATTCCTAGTAATATTTGCCTGGATCTTTTTCAGAGCACCAGGTCTTAATGAGGCCATAGATATTATCGATAATATGTTAAATTGGAATGCAAATATCGTTGGTGAGATCAAACGAATAGAGACAAAAGAACTTTATAATCTCGCTATTGGTATTCCATTAATCCTTTTATTGCTGGTTATCGAAATGATGATGCAATGGAAAACAACTATTGCATTATTTCACAAGCAAAGGTGGGTTAGATGGGCTTCCTATATCTTTTTATTAATTATTATAGCTTTATTTGGTGTCTTTGTCGACCCAAGTGACTTTATATATTTCCAGTTTTAA
- a CDS encoding MBOAT family O-acyltransferase: MKWILLLIASYYFYMMWKWEYIGLIVLSTVVDYFVALGIESSANERRRKLLLLISLSVNLGLLFYFKYYNFFIDNINMAVAIWDNEYVLPYADVILPVGISFYTFQTLSYTIEVFMKRTHAEKNFGIFALYVSFFPQLVAGPIERPQNLLGQLRGLKGFRYENVVLGLRQMLWGMFKKVVIADRLAFFVNLVYDNPDQFHGPGQ, translated from the coding sequence GTGAAGTGGATCTTGCTGCTAATTGCCAGCTACTACTTCTATATGATGTGGAAGTGGGAATATATCGGTCTAATAGTACTAAGTACCGTAGTAGACTATTTTGTAGCTCTTGGTATTGAGTCTTCGGCAAATGAAAGAAGGCGAAAACTTCTCTTACTGATAAGTTTAAGTGTCAATCTGGGGTTATTATTTTATTTTAAATATTATAACTTCTTTATTGACAACATCAACATGGCTGTTGCCATTTGGGACAATGAATACGTTCTGCCATATGCCGATGTGATTCTTCCTGTTGGAATATCCTTTTATACTTTCCAGACTCTCTCATATACTATTGAAGTATTCATGAAGAGAACACATGCGGAAAAGAACTTTGGCATTTTCGCACTATATGTCAGTTTTTTCCCTCAACTGGTTGCTGGTCCGATAGAAAGACCTCAGAACTTACTGGGTCAACTTCGTGGACTTAAGGGATTCAGATATGAAAATGTTGTTCTGGGTTTAAGGCAAATGTTATGGGGAATGTTTAAGAAGGTAGTAATTGCGGATAGACTGGCCTTTTTTGTAAACCTTGTTTACGATAACCCTGATCAGTTTCATGGCCCTGGCCAATAA